A segment of the Salvelinus sp. IW2-2015 linkage group LG23, ASM291031v2, whole genome shotgun sequence genome:
tcgacacatacaaacaacacagagttacacatggaataaacaaacatacagtcaataatacagtagaaaaagtctatatacaatgtgtgcaaatgaggtaagataagggaggtaaggcaataaataggccatggtggcaaagtcattacaatatagcaattaaacactggaatggtagatggggtatggtagtaggtgccacaTGCACTGgtttgtgattttattttatttgaactgctgggtttttcatactcccttgtgcatcaagaatggtccaccacccaaaggacatccagccaacttgacactacCGTTGaaagcattggggtcaacatgggccagcatccctgtggaacactttcgacaccttgtagagtccatgccccaacgaattgagggcaaaagggggatgcaactcaatattaggaagttgttcctaatgttaaGTATACTCCTTATACTAACTTACTTTCTTTTTTTCGTATGTtttatttctcgtgtgtttttgttaTACCGTATGTTATTTTTTTGTACTACTACGTTATTGATTACAGCATTGTTGGTTTTAcggcttgcaagaaaggcatttcactgtgcaCGGGAAATTAAAACTCAAAACTAAGCGTCCAAAAAAACTGTGACCCGTCAACCGGAAGTACTTATTTCATCTTGCCAGTTTAAGAGCGGTGAAAATCAAAACAACGCCTTTGAAACGCTTTTATTTGATAGCGTTTACAGATAGAGTTCTCAAATATCAGCTGCTATTTTCTAGATGGCGTTGGAAACTTGTCCTAAGGACCTCCGCCATTTGCGGGCATGTCTTCTGTGCTCTCTTGTGAAGGTAAAtactagcaagctaacgttagcaaagcTGACCATCTGCTTTCTTCAACTGGCAGTGGCATACATTTGTAGACACTAGCTTACTCTGAGAGATTGTCCTAGCTACTTACAATTTATCGAACGAAACGTTTTAAAAAGCGTGCTACTATCTATTTTACGTAACGTTTGCTGAAATGTTTGTGTAACGTGCTAACATGACTAGCTAACCAGTTAGCCATGTGTATTCATTGAATCCATATTTCTCCTGTCCCCACACAGACTATTGACCAGTTTGAATATGATGGCTGTGACAACTGTGAGTCGTACCTTCAGATGAAGGGGAATCGAGAGATGGTCTATGAGTGTACAAGTTCCTCGTTTGATGGGTAAGTTCTCTACTTGTAATTGATGATTTAGTGCCAGTTCTAGACAGCAAGTGTGGGCTAATTGCTAAAGCATTCGATCTCTGTTTACAGGGTCATAGCTCAGATGAGCCCTGAGGACAGCTGGGTGGCTAAGTGGCAAAGAATAAGTAAGTTTGTTGTCATAGTTTATCCTGTTGGTCTATGACTTTCTTTCAAACGTTTCCTtggaagtatttttttattttacctttatttaactaggcaagtcagttaagaacaaattattttcaatgacggcctaggaacagtgggttaactgccttgttcagggacaaaacgacagatttttaccttgtcagctcggagattcgaacttgcaaaatttcggttactagtccaacgctctaaccactaggctacctgctggctgGCTATATGCCATTTGGCAGACACTTTTATAcaaagtgacttagtcatgcgtgcatacattttatatatgGGTGGccgtgggaatcaaacacacatgctctaccaactgacccaTACAGGACCACCTATAATGTTCTAGTGCTGTTTTGTATTTCACTTTTCCTGTTCAGGTAACTTCAAGCCTGGTGTCTATGCTGTGACGGTGACAGGGCGGTTACCTCCAGGTATGTCACGTTCAAAGGCAGTGTATATTCTCAACCGTCTACTATAGGAGCCATTGAGAAAATGTTGGCATATGTGTTCAAAAATCAGGAAACAAACTGCAGAATCCTCTTGGGTTCTCAAGCTGCTTTCATTGAATCCCATCCACTGTGtgaccttttctttctctcaatGTTCTTATTTCTGTCCTGCAGGGGTGGTGCGAGAGCTGAAGAGCAGAGGAGTGATCTACAAATCCAGAGACACCGCTGTCAAGACATAAGCCTGATCATTACCTCTCTCTACACGGGGACAGGCGGTCATCTTCAGCACAGCTTCACGGTGCAACAACACATCCATAAACACAGTCTGTGGAGACTGATGTCGTTAATGTTCTGTTTGCCAAACACAAGTGCAAAGTCTGATTTTCATTATGTGTAACATCTCATAGACCTGTCTTGTTTAATTTGGGTAATGTGTCGATTTTTGTTTTCAATGGGATGGGTTCACTCTGCTAGAATAGACATTCTCATATTATGCTATAATTAAAACTTTGAAAAAATTTGTATTTACAAACCCGGAGTGTATTTATCATAATAAACTCTAAAgttgtttttataaaaaatgtaatctctGGCATCGGTCTTCAATGAACTCACTTGACATTACACCCCCCAGTAACAGTATACAATCAATCACACGATGGGGCTGTGTAACTGCAGGTTCCTGAATGAATcttttaaaataatgtataagTCCATCGGGTGGCAGTCACGAGCTACATTTAACTGATGTATACTGTACAAAGGTCagccattaaatcaaatcaaattttattagtcacatacacatggttagcagatgttaatgcgagtgtagcgaaatgcttgtgcttctagttccgacaatgcagtaataaccaacaagtaatctaacctaacaattccacaactactaccttatacacacacacaagtgtaaagggataaagaatatggtaCATagaagatatatgaatgagtggtggtacagaacggcataggcaagatgcagtagatggtatagagtacggtatatacatatgagatgagtactgtagggtatgtaaacattatattaagtggcatagtttaaagtggctagtggtacatgtattacataaagatggcaagatgcagtagatgatatagagtacagtatatacatatgagatgggtaatgtagggtatgtaaacattatattaagtggcatagtttaaagtggctagtggtacatgtattacataaatgaCTGAAGGCCATGATTCAATGCGACCGTGCTTTACTGGCAGCGTCATTTTTTGATTGAGCAAACATATAATGCATTTACTGTGAATGGGGTGTCAGCGAACCGGGAAACGCTGCTTTTAATCTGTGTATTGTCGGTAAAGCGCGATCGGATTGAATGTCGTCTTTAATGATAAGTCCCTCGATTGATAGTTGGTACTATTCGTTTAGGTCAGTGCTTTCTCTATCGCTAACAAAGCTGACTGCAAATACAGCTGGCTAGACagattgactttttttttttcaatataaaATCGGGTGAAGAGTATATTTTCTGATCATGAAAGTACTCACAGCCTCCATGACAGTTTTAAATGACATATTTTGAAGCCATTTCACAGGATATGATTTAATTGATGTTCCTGCTTTGTGTGTCAGCTGTTGTTCAGTTCCTGTATTGAGGCTACACTGTGTAGCTCAACAGGCCTTGTTATTAGGAAGTTGCCTCCTGTTGATGGGAATCATAGACAGAGGTCAGCAGTACACTTTACTACTCATATTACATCCTCATGCTCTGTAAACTGGAAGGGGCACTGGGAAATAACATGAAAATAAGGtgattgctttttttttttttgctcaaaGGAATCTTAAAAGAACCTACTTTGAGTGTCTGTCTGCTTGGACAAAGATACTGTCTGCTTGGACAAAGATACTGTCTGCTTGGACAAAGATACTGTCTGCTTGGACAAAGATACTGTCTGCTTATGTCCAAAGATACTGTCTGCTGACATATGACAAGATACTGTCTGCTTGTACAAAGATACTGTCTGCTTGGACAAGATACTGTCTGCTTGACAAAGATTACTGTCTGCTTGGACAAAGATACACTGTCTGCTTGGCCAAAGATACTGTCTGCTTGGACAAAGATACTGTCTGCTTGGACAAAGATACTGTTCTGTTGGACAAAGATACAGTCTGGCGGACAGGACTGTCGACTGGACAAGATACTGTCTGCTTGGCCAATAGATCTGTCTGCTTGGACAAAGATACTGTCTGCTTGGACAAAGATACTGTGCTTCAGAAGTGCAAGGAGGCAGTTTTATGAAGGGGAAAAAACGGTTGAGGTGGATGGTAGCCCGGTGTATTTTTGGGTCAGAAGAACCACATACCCTGTGTCACGTTTGATTGAACACCTTTCCTTCCTCTACACATGACAGACACACCCAATGACACCCAACACAATGGTACCACCTCTTTCCTTCCTCTACACATGACAGACACACCCAATGACACCCAACACAATGGTACCACCAGTGTAAAAATtaaaaaagccactctaaaatgtgcagttttttcattttttttcttcattttttatttatttaaccaggtaggctagttgagaacaagttctcatttgcaactgcgacctggccaagataatgcatagcaattcgacacatacaacaacacagagttacacatggaataaacaaaacatacagtcaataatacagtagaaaaataagtctatatacaatgtgagcaaatgaggtgagataagggaggtaaaggcaaaaaaaaaggccatggtggcgaggtaaatacaatatagcaagtaaaacactggaatggtagatttgcagtggaagaatgtgcaaagtagaaatataaataatggggtgcaaaggagcaaaataaataaatacagtaggggtaGTTGTAggtgtcatacaacacaatgccaaagatgatgtcaagttttgagggagcatccAATTGGAGCTGTATACATGGCAGTgcccctgctcagtcatgtgaaatccatagattagggcctaatgaatttatttcaattgacagatgtccttattatgaactgtaactcaacaaaatctttgaaattgttgcatgttgcgtttatattttttttcggTATAGATGATATTTCTGTGTTTCTTACACACATCACCAAAACCCCACAGCAAGACTCTTCACTCTCACACTGAGGAGTAAGAAGAGGTCATGGTATGACCTGTAAGAACACAGCATCATTTCCCCCTTTTGAGGATATCATTGTTAGAGATACATGGAATCTATATTACATTTTCAGTTGTTTTGGAACTATAGGGAAACcagggaaaacaaaaacaagtattTGGATCAAAAATCTGATCACAAATTCAACTTGAAAGATAGTGAAGAATAGGTTaacgatgtacagtatataataagttcccactgggcacaaactggctgaatcaacgttgtttcaaagtAATTTGTTAATATATTGCgacgtggaatctacgtggaaaatactgaaccattggatttgaaaaaaaaaataaaaatcaacataaactgttgttttgagggtgaaatttcaaccacatgaTTGTCATCACGGTAAACAATTTCTAACATATACAAACCGTGTATAAAATAGaatgaatttgtacctttgaaacaatgtcagatcttcatcattatatccactatcagaaaatataaattataggctgggcagcacctcctttATGGAAGTTAATCTACAGCATCGTTTTTGTGTCCCGCCCAGGGTTTTAACAAGCACAAATCTGCTTAGCTTTCATATCGGGTCACTGTCTACTACCAATGTGCTGTCATGACAATGATTATAGATAATAACTAAATAGATGCACCATTGCTATCAAAGTCAATCCAAACgagtaggtttaacagagcataTGGAACGTAGCCATACTTTATAAGTCTTATATCATCAATGAGAGGCCTACTGTTTAGGcatatatagcatttgcaaaacCATAAACAGCTATTGTTTAAATccaacccagggttcaactaaaaatagacaatacatataagCCTAGTGTTTCAAGCTTTGGACTATCTCAatgtaatcttcaagttaatcatttatatgttggattcacgtctccatctcaaccaaaaaatcGAAGTTAAAGAATGAATATGACTAAATCAGTTCaaattttaaatgcactttaaataaagttggattttgatttagtcctatttaTTCTTTAACTTGtgtggttgagatggagacgtgaatccaacatatcaattattaatttaaaCAAACTGGAATTATagacagactaagtcagtggcacaaaatatacctccttcaaatgttgataatattatagtatatgccatttagcagacgtttttatccaaagccacttacagtataatttttttttttacaatatatatattttttaacaataaCAACCCTacatcaacaaaagacaatacaTTTTCGCTAACTGTAATTCCGTTAGTTAAGTTCCAACACTCCTTCCATCTTGTGCctatatcagttatttttaagttttgattacaatatttgtatttttttttattctaagagattgtcagttagATACTAGGTAATATATAGAAAACATTGCAGAAAGCCTATCATATGTGTATTCTTGTCTGAGTTAAATAGGATCGCCTCAACATTGCTTTAATGTCCAAAAGATTTAAGGTTGACATTTTGTGATAtaaaacttttaagttgcatgtaattgaaaatgtatacattggtcagtccaaaattgcttttttaATTCTGTAATGGGAATAATTGGGTttcctttgatgatattcatcggaatgcactcccaggaatcccagttccacaataaatgtttgttttgttcgataaagtccataatttatgtccaaatacctcctttttgttcgcgcgtttagcccagttatccaaatgctcaatgcgcgatcgcttagttcagacgaaaagtcaaaaaagttatattacagttcgtagaaacatgtcaaacgatgtatagaatcaatctttaggatgtttttatcataaatcttcaataatgtttcacccggacacacacaaaaggaacgcagctacctctcacgtgtGCGCACCTGACTGActtcatggcattctgccagacacctgactcaaacagctcttattctctcccccttcacagtagaagcctgaaacaaggttctaaagactgttgacatctagtggaagccttaggaagtgcaatatgaccccatagacactgtatattcgataggcaatgacttgaaaaatcacaaacctcagaattcccacttcctggttggattttttctcaggtttttgcctgccaaatgagttatccaaatttctatccaaatctactaattatatgcatattctagctttcgggcctgagtagcaggcagtttactctgggcaccttattatccaagctactcaatactgccccccagtcccaaagaagttgacatgaaggtcagtcaatatagaacatttcaagaactttgaaagtttcttcaagtgcagtcgcaaaaaccatcaagtactatgatgaaactgtctctcgtgagggccgccacaggaaaggaagactcagagttacctctgctgcagaggatacgttcattagagttaactgcatctcagattgcagcccaaatacatttttcacagagttcaagtaacagacacatttcaacatcaactgttcagaggagactgcgagaatcaggtcttcatggtcaaattgctgcaaagaaaccactactaaaggacaccaataaaaagaagagatttgcttgggccaagaaacacgagcaatggacattagactgaagGGAATCTGtccgaatttgagatttttgcttccaaccgccgtgtctttgtgagacgcagagtaggtgaacggatgatctccgcatgtgtggttaccaccatgaagcatgaaggaggaggtctgagggtgtgcgggtgctttgctggtgacactgtcagtgatttatttaaaattcaaggcacacttaaccagcatggctaccacagcattctgcagcgatatgccatcccatctggtttgcgcttagtgggactatcatttgtttttcaacaggacaatgaccaaaaacacaactccaggatgtgtatgggctatttgaccaagaaggagagtgatggagtgctgcatcagatgacctggcctccacaattactgacttcaacccaattgagatggtttgggatgagttggatcacagagtgaaggaaaaacagtcaacaagtgctcagcatatgtgggaactccatcaagactgttggaaaagcattccaggggaagctggttgagagaatgccaagagtgtgcaaagctgtcatcaaggcaaagggtggctacattgaagaatctaaaatctaaaatatcttttgatttgtttaacaaattttttgttactacatgattccatttatgttatttcatagtcttgatgtcttcactattattctacaatgtagaaaatagtttaaaaaaaacaacaactgttgaatgagtaggtgtgtccaaacgtttgactggtactgtacatgaaagTAACTTGTTTCTAGGACACACCATTCAAAAGTTATATAGGTCAAATTGCGGGTGTGAAATTGCAGGTCAAATTTACTGAGAACATCATGGATATCACTATTCCGGTACCGggtgtattaaaaaatatatatacatattacgTTTTGTACAAGTTTGAGACTTAGGAATGTAGATGAAGGGTCATGGTGGAAAAACTACGTAAATGGTAATTTCAACATAAGggaaatggttgaaagtgcagtgataacacatttagttAACAAACTAAACGAAAAAGCTGACATTGTTttcccattggaatttggttgtgcttttaaagcatagtgataacacactggaaattcaacaaacttctggctgtccTTTTTGAGtaggtgaataaaggttgaaatctcattgatcaacgtctcaacccaAATttccacttcaaatcaaatgttatttgtcacatgcgcccaatagaacaggtgtagaccttacagtgaaatgcttcctgacaagccctgaaccaacaatgcagttcaagaaatagaattgataaaatatttactaaataaaataaaaaaatggaatcaatcaaaaagtaacacaataacataacaataatgaggctatatacagggggtaccgggactgagtcaatgtgtgggggtacaggttagtatcAGGAGGCTAATTCAGGGGGTACCGTACTGAGTCAATggtggggggtacaggttagtaatgagctatatacaggggtaccgggactgagtcaatgtgtgggggtacaggttagtaatgaggctatattacagggggtaccggactGAGTCAAGTTGGtgtgggtacaggttagtcatgaggctatattcagggggtaccggactgagtcaatgtgtgggggtacaggttagtaatgaggctatatacaggggctgaGTGGCTCGGTACgggactgagtcaatgtgtgggggtacaggttagtaatgagctatatacagggggtaccgggactgagtcaatgtgtgggggtacaggttagtaatgaggctatatacaggggtaccgggactgagtcaatgtgtgggggtacaggttagtaatgaggctatatacagggggtaccggtactgagtcaatgtgtgggggtacaggttagtaatgaggctatatacagggggtaccggactgagtcaatgtgtgggggtacaggttagtaatgaggctatatacagggggtaccggactgagtcaatgtgtggggtacaggttagtaatgaggctatatacagggggtaccggtactgagtcaatgtgtggggtacaggttagtaatgaggctattatacaggggtaccggtacgatcaatgtgtggggtacaggttagtatgaggctatatacagggggtaccggactgagtcaatgtgtggggtacaggttagtaatgaggctatatacagggggtaccggactgagtcaatgtgtggggtacaggttagtaatgaggcatatacagggggtacggtactgagtcaatgtgtgggggtacaggttagtaatgaggctatatacaggggtaccgcggactgagtcaatgtgtgggggtacaggtttagtaaagaggctatatacagggggtaccggactgagtcaatgtgtggggtacaggttagtaatgaggctatatacaggggggtacgggACTGatcaatgtgtggggtacaggttagtaatgaggctatatacaggggtacgggtactgagtcaatgtgtggggtacaggttagtaatgagctatatacagggggtaccgggacTGAGTCAATGTGGTGGGTAcagttagtaatgaggctatatacaggggtaccggactgagtcaatgtgtgggggtacaggttagtaatgaggcatATACAggaggggtaccggtactgagtcaattgtgtggggtacaggttagtaatgaggctatatacaggggtaccggttactgagtcaatgtgtgtgggtacaggttagtaatgaggctatatacaggggtaccgggactgagtcaatgtgtggggtacagttagaatgaggctatatacggggtacaggttagtaatgaggcatATACGGGGTACCgggactgagtcaatgtgtggggtacagttagtaatgaggctatatacaggggtaccggacTGAGTCAAATGtgtgggtacaggttagtaatgaggctatattcaggggtaccgtacgagtcaatgtgtggggttacaggttagtaatgaggctgtATTCAGGGGTACCGTACTGAGTCAATAGTGTGTCTAGAGTGTGTGAGTGCGTTGCAGGcatagtcaaggtaatttgtaaagtgactatgcatagataataaacagcaagtagcagcagtgcaaaaacaaaggggggtggggggggggtcaatgtaaatagtccggtggccatttgattagttgttcagcagtcttatggctttggggtagaagttgttaaggaaccttttggtcctagacctggTGCTCcgttactgcttgccgtgcggtagcagagaaacagtctatgacttggatgactggagtctctgacaatttttggtgttttcctctaacaccgcctggtatagaggccctggatggcaggaagcttggccccagtgatgtactgggccgtacgcattacactctgtagcgccttacggtcagatgccaagcagttgccataccaggtggtgatgcaactggtcacgatgctctcgatggtgcagctgtagaactttttgaggatctggagatcaatgccaaatcttttcagtctcctgagggggaaaagatgtTTGTCGTGTCCTTTTCACAACTGTctaggtgtgtttggaccatcatagtttgttggtgatgtggacaccaaggaacttgaaactctcgacccgttccactacagccccgtcgatgtgaatgggggcgagttcggccctccttttcctgtagtccacgaccagctcctttgtcttccattgagagagaggttgttgtcctggcactgtcaggtctctgacctcctccctataggctgtctcatcgttgtcggtgatcagtcctaccactgttgtgtcgtcagcaaacctaatgatggtgttggagtcgtgggtgaacaggaagtacaggaggggactaagcacgcacttctgaggggccccagtgttgaggatcagcgtgcaaATCTGTTGTTacccacccttaccacctggggggcggcacgtcaggaagtccaggatccagttgcagagggacgtgtttagtcccagggtccttagcttagcgatgagctttgtgggtactatggtgtttattgctgagctgtagtcattgagcagcattctcacatacagtggggagaacaagtatttgatacactgccgattttgcaggttttcctacttacaaagcatgtagaggtctgtcatttttatcataggtacacttcaactgtgagagacggaatctaaaacaaaaatccagaaa
Coding sequences within it:
- the supt4h1 gene encoding transcription elongation factor SPT4; this translates as MALETCPKDLRHLRACLLCSLVKTIDQFEYDGCDNCESYLQMKGNREMVYECTSSSFDGVIAQMSPEDSWVAKWQRISNFKPGVYAVTVTGRLPPGVVRELKSRGVIYKSRDTAVKT